Proteins encoded in a region of the Mycobacterium branderi genome:
- a CDS encoding RluA family pseudouridine synthase produces MPDRSMPVPEGLAGMRVDAGLARLLGLSRTAAAALAEGGDVELDGAPAGKSDRLTPGALLHVRLPDAPAPLENTPVEIEGMTVLYADDDIVAVDKPAGVAAHASVGWTGPTVLGGLAGAGFRITTSGVHERQGIVHRLDVGTSGVMVVAISERAYTVLKRAFKQRTVDKRYHALVQGHPDPSSGTIDAPIGRHRGHDWKFAVTANGRHSLTHYDTIEAFVAASLLDVHLETGRTHQIRVHFAALHHPCCGDLTYGANPKLAKKLGLERQWLHARSLAFAHPADGRRIEIVSPYPEDLQHALDVLRAEG; encoded by the coding sequence ATGCCCGACCGTTCGATGCCTGTCCCAGAGGGCTTGGCGGGCATGCGCGTGGACGCGGGGCTGGCGCGGCTACTGGGCCTGTCGCGCACCGCCGCCGCGGCGCTGGCCGAAGGCGGCGACGTCGAGCTGGACGGCGCGCCGGCCGGCAAGTCCGATCGACTGACCCCCGGTGCCCTGCTGCATGTGCGGCTGCCCGATGCGCCGGCCCCGCTGGAGAACACGCCCGTCGAGATCGAGGGCATGACGGTGCTCTACGCCGACGACGACATCGTCGCGGTCGACAAGCCCGCCGGGGTGGCCGCGCACGCATCGGTGGGCTGGACCGGGCCGACGGTGCTGGGCGGACTGGCCGGCGCCGGCTTCCGGATCACCACGTCGGGTGTGCACGAGCGCCAGGGCATCGTGCACCGTCTGGACGTCGGAACGTCCGGGGTGATGGTGGTGGCCATCTCCGAGCGGGCCTACACCGTCCTCAAGCGGGCATTCAAGCAGCGCACCGTCGACAAGCGGTATCACGCGCTGGTGCAAGGACATCCGGATCCCTCCAGCGGCACCATCGACGCGCCGATCGGCCGCCATCGGGGCCACGACTGGAAGTTTGCCGTCACCGCGAATGGCCGGCACAGCTTGACCCATTACGACACCATCGAGGCGTTCGTGGCGGCCAGCCTGCTCGACGTGCACCTGGAAACCGGTCGCACGCACCAGATTCGGGTGCATTTCGCCGCGCTGCACCACCCCTGCTGCGGTGACCTCACCTATGGCGCCAACCCGAAACTGGCGAAAAAGCTTGGGCTGGAACGGCAATGGCTGCATGCGCGGTCGCTGGCATTCGCTCATCCGGCGGACGGCCGGCGCATCGAGATCGTCAGCCCGTACCCCGAGGATCTGCAGCACGCGCTGGATGTGCTGCGGGCCGAGGGCTGA
- the lspA gene encoding signal peptidase II, translating to MTDESPAGTPQAPAPPRRLRLLLSVAAVVLALDIVTKVLAVKLLTPGQPVSIIGDTVTWTLVRNSGAAFSMATGYTWLLTLIATGVVVGIFWMGRRLVSPWWAIGLGMILGGAMGNLVDRFFRSPGPLRGHVVDFLSIGWWPVFNVADPSVVGGAILLVALSVFGFDFDTVGRRKPGGELVETAGKPER from the coding sequence GTGACTGACGAATCCCCTGCGGGGACGCCGCAAGCTCCTGCGCCGCCGCGACGGCTGCGCCTGCTGCTCTCGGTGGCGGCGGTGGTGCTGGCGCTCGACATCGTCACCAAGGTCCTCGCGGTCAAGCTGCTGACGCCCGGCCAGCCGGTGTCGATCATCGGCGACACCGTGACCTGGACCCTGGTGCGCAACTCCGGTGCCGCGTTTTCGATGGCGACCGGATACACCTGGCTGCTGACCCTGATCGCGACCGGCGTGGTGGTCGGGATCTTCTGGATGGGTCGCCGTCTGGTGTCGCCGTGGTGGGCGATCGGGCTGGGCATGATCCTGGGCGGCGCGATGGGCAACCTGGTCGACCGGTTCTTCCGGTCGCCGGGTCCGCTGCGCGGGCATGTCGTCGACTTCCTCTCGATCGGCTGGTGGCCGGTGTTCAATGTCGCCGACCCGTCGGTGGTGGGCGGGGCGATCCTGCTGGTTGCGCTGTCGGTGTTCGGCTTCGACTTCGACACCGTCGGCCGGCGGAAACCAGGCGGCGAACTGGTGGAGACCGCCGGCAAGCCCGAGCGCTGA